The Caulifigura coniformis genome includes a region encoding these proteins:
- a CDS encoding DUF1559 domain-containing protein, with product MAPHPRGRRRLAFTLIELLVVIAIIAILIALLLPAVQQAREAARRTQCKNNLKQIGLALHNYESTFTCLPMGSIVVAAASGGKSNNASPHIFMLPYLEGGNQYTLFDFNQDINGATGTNATARTQQIVPYQCPSESMSSRMTASPCDVGPGCGTTSYVQSLGNNANYATVDGLFGRNSSVRFRDVRDGMSNTAMFAEILLGIATTSGNKIAVAAGGPDDYRVARELAFGIFDSNNGDKLYNPACNDANLVAWTYRGKQYHRGGVIATFYSHTLTPNSKFRDCIRGTGVDRGHLASRSMHVGGAHFVLADGSVRFASDNIDGGTWGAIGSKAGGEVTGEF from the coding sequence ATGGCCCCTCACCCTCGTGGGCGCAGACGTCTTGCGTTCACCCTGATCGAACTTCTGGTCGTGATCGCGATCATCGCGATCCTGATCGCTCTCCTGCTGCCCGCCGTGCAGCAGGCCCGTGAGGCGGCCCGCCGGACTCAGTGCAAGAACAACCTGAAGCAGATCGGCCTGGCTCTGCACAACTACGAGTCGACCTTCACCTGTCTGCCGATGGGTTCGATCGTCGTGGCCGCGGCATCGGGCGGCAAGAGCAACAATGCCTCGCCGCACATCTTCATGCTTCCGTACCTCGAAGGGGGCAACCAGTACACGCTGTTTGACTTCAATCAGGATATCAACGGCGCCACGGGCACCAACGCCACGGCGAGGACGCAGCAGATCGTCCCCTATCAGTGTCCGAGCGAATCGATGTCCAGCCGGATGACCGCCAGCCCGTGCGACGTCGGCCCTGGCTGCGGCACCACCAGCTACGTCCAGAGCCTCGGCAATAACGCCAACTACGCGACGGTCGATGGCCTGTTCGGCCGGAACTCCAGCGTTCGGTTCCGCGACGTCCGGGACGGCATGAGCAATACCGCCATGTTCGCCGAGATTCTCCTCGGCATCGCGACCACCAGCGGCAACAAAATCGCCGTCGCAGCCGGCGGGCCTGATGACTACCGGGTCGCCCGCGAACTCGCTTTCGGAATCTTCGATTCGAATAACGGCGACAAGCTCTACAACCCGGCCTGCAACGACGCGAATCTCGTTGCCTGGACTTATCGAGGCAAGCAGTATCACCGCGGCGGCGTGATCGCCACCTTCTATTCGCACACGCTGACTCCGAACTCCAAGTTCAGGGACTGCATCCGCGGCACCGGGGTCGATCGTGGACACCTGGCATCGCGCAGCATGCACGTCGGCGGCGCCCACTTCGTCCTGGCGGACGGGTCGGTTCGCTTCGCCAGCGACAACATCGACGGCGGCACCTGGGGCGCCATCGGCAGCAAGGCGGGCGGGGAAGTCACCGGCGAATTCTAA
- a CDS encoding carboxypeptidase regulatory-like domain-containing protein produces MNAKGILLLASACLAGCTPSSGPQSEVLSTVPVAGILTYKGDPLESFRISFIPVGGDRTVSGLTDAQGRFQLGTNSPNDGAPIGKYKIAVSYAPPESADGGNPMGIEDPRQLPRSKIKVPPQFSNPEKSGVTVDIPEGGLTDLKIDLK; encoded by the coding sequence ATGAACGCCAAAGGAATTCTGCTGTTGGCCTCTGCCTGTCTTGCAGGGTGCACCCCTTCGTCGGGGCCGCAGAGTGAGGTCCTGTCGACGGTCCCCGTGGCGGGCATCCTGACGTACAAGGGAGACCCGCTCGAGTCGTTCCGGATTTCGTTCATTCCCGTCGGCGGCGACCGAACCGTCTCGGGCCTCACCGATGCACAGGGACGCTTTCAGCTCGGAACCAATTCGCCCAACGACGGCGCCCCCATCGGCAAGTACAAAATTGCTGTCTCCTATGCCCCGCCGGAATCCGCCGACGGTGGGAACCCGATGGGAATCGAAGACCCCCGGCAGCTTCCAAGATCAAAGATCAAGGTTCCCCCGCAATTCTCGAATCCCGAGAAGTCGGGCGTGACGGTCGACATCCCCGAAGGTGGCCTGACGGACCTGAAGATCGATCTGAAATAG
- a CDS encoding sulfatase family protein — MNRVALLFLVTAGLAGEALAAAEQASASSKPNILFIFTDDLAYQAISTYGDERNLLETPGIDRIAKEGMRFDRCLVTNSICGPSRATILTGKYSHMNGFYNNSNSRFDGSQTTFPKLLQKGGYSTAIVGKWHLMTDPTGFDYWHILPGQGVYYNPPMIDNGERVKHQGYTTDIITDLSIDWLKKRDKSKPFLMMTQHKAPHREWSPPLRLLGWDKDRKYPEPPTLFDDYEGRSKAVSDHDMGIDRTFTDLDAKLVVPGSLNEEQKAEWNKYYEPRNEEFRKQNLSGRDLVRWRYNRYMHDYLGCVKAVDENVARLLDFLDKEGLAENTIVVFSSDQGFYLGEHGWFDKRWIFEESLKTPLLVRWPGLTKPGSSTKEIVSLIDFAETFLDAAGIESPAEMQGRSLKALCAGQTPADWRKSLYYHYYEYPVPHRVRPHYGVITDRYKLIHYYKPDVNDWELLDREKDPLEVKNFYNDPAYAETVKKLHAEVERLKVEVKETEAPPRQAYGNRPFEGEPVKPGQPNARPNANRRKAS, encoded by the coding sequence ATGAACCGAGTTGCGCTCCTGTTTCTTGTGACCGCCGGCCTGGCGGGCGAGGCTCTCGCAGCCGCGGAGCAGGCGTCGGCTTCATCGAAGCCGAACATCCTGTTCATTTTTACGGATGATCTCGCCTACCAGGCGATCAGCACGTACGGCGACGAGAGGAATCTGCTGGAGACGCCGGGGATCGACCGGATCGCGAAAGAGGGAATGCGGTTCGACCGCTGCCTCGTGACGAACTCCATCTGCGGGCCGAGCCGGGCGACGATCCTCACCGGCAAGTACTCGCACATGAACGGATTTTACAACAATTCGAACAGCCGCTTCGATGGAAGCCAGACGACGTTCCCGAAGCTGCTGCAGAAGGGCGGTTACTCGACGGCGATTGTCGGCAAGTGGCACCTGATGACCGACCCGACCGGCTTCGACTACTGGCACATCCTTCCGGGGCAGGGCGTCTACTACAACCCGCCGATGATCGACAACGGCGAGCGTGTGAAGCACCAGGGCTACACGACCGACATCATCACCGACCTGTCGATTGACTGGCTGAAGAAACGCGACAAATCGAAGCCGTTCCTGATGATGACCCAGCACAAGGCGCCGCACCGTGAGTGGTCGCCGCCGCTGCGCCTGCTGGGCTGGGACAAGGACCGGAAGTATCCGGAACCGCCGACGCTCTTCGATGACTACGAAGGGCGAAGCAAGGCGGTCAGCGATCACGACATGGGAATTGATCGCACGTTCACCGATCTCGATGCGAAGCTCGTCGTGCCCGGAAGCCTGAATGAAGAGCAGAAGGCGGAATGGAACAAGTATTACGAGCCGAGGAATGAGGAGTTCCGCAAGCAGAACCTCAGCGGGAGGGATCTCGTCCGCTGGCGCTACAACCGCTACATGCACGACTACCTCGGCTGCGTGAAAGCGGTCGACGAAAATGTGGCCCGCCTGCTCGACTTCCTGGACAAGGAAGGGCTCGCGGAGAACACGATCGTGGTTTTCTCATCCGACCAGGGGTTCTACCTCGGCGAGCATGGGTGGTTTGACAAGCGCTGGATCTTTGAAGAGTCGTTGAAAACGCCGCTGCTCGTGCGCTGGCCGGGCCTGACGAAACCGGGCAGTTCGACGAAGGAGATCGTGTCGCTGATCGATTTTGCGGAGACGTTCCTCGACGCTGCGGGAATCGAGTCGCCTGCCGAGATGCAGGGGCGCAGCCTGAAAGCGCTGTGCGCCGGCCAGACGCCGGCCGACTGGCGCAAGAGCCTGTATTACCACTACTACGAATACCCGGTCCCTCATCGGGTGCGGCCGCACTACGGCGTGATCACCGATCGCTACAAACTCATCCACTACTACAAGCCGGACGTGAACGACTGGGAACTGCTCGATCGGGAGAAGGACCCGCTGGAAGTGAAGAACTTCTACAACGACCCGGCTTACGCGGAGACTGTCAAGAAGCTGCATGCGGAAGTGGAGCGATTGAAAGTGGAGGTGAAGGAAACCGAGGCTCCCCCGCGTCAGGCGTACGGGAACCGTCCCTTCGAAGGAGAGCCGGTGAAGCCCGGGCAGCCGAATGCCCGGCCGAATGCAAACCGGCGTAAAGCTTCCTGA
- a CDS encoding sulfatase yields MQFSVRCVWLLAVAAFYGGAVQVRAAEKPNVLLILVDDLKPTLGCYGEEQAKTPNLDRLAARGMRFELAYCNQAVCAPSRFNLMLGSHSTSTGLYGLGTRLREHVPDAVTLPQHFATHGYRTESLGKVFHIGHGNEGDPQSFSVPHFHDKVIEYADPASTEGGKLTREEAYFTNQKLGQIRSLPRGAAFESPDVPDATYADGRVAEETIKRLQAAKARRDREGTPFFIASGYARPHLPFSAPKKYWDLYDPAKLPQPKTDGPPVNAPRIANKTNSELANYFPVPPSGIVDETLARQLIHGYFAGVSYVDAQIGKVLDAVDRLDLADDTIVVLWGDHGWHLGDHGLWTKHTNYEQANRIPLIIAGPGVNAGASTRQLAETVDLYPTLAELAGLPGPAGPQAIDGRSLVPVLRDPATRVRDHAYHMFPRKVLGRAIRTERYRLVEWRKVGGEPSDAEIELYDYETDPQELRNHANDRPEVVVQLRQMLAAYPAPLPQGGKPGRRSDEKQK; encoded by the coding sequence ATGCAATTCTCCGTTCGCTGCGTCTGGTTGCTCGCCGTTGCGGCCTTCTACGGTGGCGCAGTCCAAGTTCGTGCCGCGGAGAAACCGAATGTTCTCCTGATCCTCGTCGACGACCTGAAGCCGACGCTGGGTTGTTATGGCGAGGAGCAGGCGAAAACGCCGAATCTCGATCGACTGGCCGCGCGGGGGATGCGTTTCGAACTGGCGTACTGCAACCAGGCGGTGTGCGCGCCGTCACGGTTCAACCTGATGCTCGGGTCGCATTCCACGTCGACGGGCCTGTACGGCCTGGGAACCAGGCTGCGTGAGCACGTTCCCGATGCGGTCACGCTGCCGCAGCACTTCGCGACGCATGGATACCGGACGGAGTCGCTGGGAAAAGTGTTTCATATCGGGCACGGCAATGAGGGTGATCCGCAGTCGTTCAGCGTTCCGCACTTTCATGACAAGGTCATCGAATACGCGGACCCTGCGAGCACGGAAGGGGGAAAGCTGACGCGCGAGGAGGCGTACTTCACAAATCAAAAATTGGGACAGATCCGGTCGCTGCCCCGCGGGGCGGCGTTCGAGAGCCCCGATGTCCCGGATGCGACGTATGCCGACGGACGCGTGGCCGAGGAAACGATCAAGCGGCTGCAGGCGGCGAAAGCGCGTCGCGATCGCGAGGGGACGCCATTCTTCATCGCCTCGGGATACGCCCGGCCGCACCTGCCATTTTCGGCTCCGAAGAAGTACTGGGACCTGTATGACCCGGCGAAGCTGCCGCAACCGAAGACTGACGGGCCTCCCGTCAATGCGCCGCGGATCGCGAATAAGACGAACTCCGAACTGGCCAATTATTTCCCCGTGCCACCCAGCGGCATTGTCGATGAAACGCTCGCGCGGCAACTCATTCACGGCTACTTTGCCGGCGTGAGCTATGTCGACGCCCAGATCGGCAAGGTGCTCGATGCGGTCGATCGACTGGATCTTGCCGACGACACGATTGTCGTCCTGTGGGGCGATCATGGCTGGCATCTGGGCGATCACGGGTTGTGGACGAAGCACACCAACTACGAGCAGGCGAACCGCATTCCACTGATCATCGCGGGACCGGGGGTGAACGCGGGGGCGTCGACGAGACAACTCGCGGAGACGGTCGACCTCTATCCCACGCTGGCCGAACTGGCCGGGCTGCCCGGCCCAGCCGGTCCGCAGGCGATCGATGGGCGAAGCCTCGTTCCCGTGCTCCGCGATCCGGCCACGCGGGTGCGCGACCACGCGTATCACATGTTCCCGCGCAAGGTGCTCGGCCGGGCGATTCGCACGGAACGCTACCGGCTGGTGGAGTGGAGGAAGGTGGGGGGAGAGCCCTCCGATGCCGAGATTGAACTGTACGACTACGAAACCGATCCGCAGGAGTTGCGGAATCATGCGAACGACAGGCCTGAAGTTGTCGTGCAGCTGCGTCAAATGCTCGCAGCCTATCCTGCTCCGCTGCCGCAGGGCGGGAAACCCGGCCGAAGGTCAGACGAGAAGCAGAAGTGA
- a CDS encoding MIP/aquaporin family protein: protein MTPFVAELIGTAFLVLLGDGVVANVVLGRTKGNNSGWIVITTGWALAVTVGVYLSNAVSGAHLNPAVTVAAAVTGAFPWENVGPYIAAQMIGAFLGAVLVWLTYLPHWSETPDQGAKLAVFCTGPAIRNPAANLITEAIGTFVLVFGLAFILSPLNLTKGTGFDLAIQPPLVGALVWAIGLSLGGPTGYAINPARDLGPRLAHAVLPISGKGHSDWSYAWIPVAGPIIGGILGAVAAKLVTAVPAAS from the coding sequence ATGACTCCTTTCGTCGCGGAACTGATCGGGACCGCGTTTCTCGTGCTGCTCGGCGACGGAGTCGTCGCCAATGTCGTCCTCGGACGCACCAAGGGGAACAACTCGGGCTGGATCGTCATCACCACCGGCTGGGCCCTCGCCGTCACCGTCGGCGTCTACCTGTCCAATGCCGTCAGCGGAGCCCACCTCAACCCGGCCGTCACAGTCGCGGCCGCGGTCACCGGGGCGTTTCCCTGGGAAAACGTCGGCCCGTACATCGCCGCCCAGATGATCGGCGCCTTCCTCGGCGCGGTTCTCGTCTGGCTCACCTACCTTCCGCACTGGTCGGAAACCCCCGATCAGGGCGCGAAGCTGGCCGTCTTCTGCACCGGTCCTGCCATCCGCAACCCGGCCGCCAACCTGATCACCGAAGCCATCGGGACGTTCGTCCTCGTCTTCGGCCTGGCATTCATCCTTTCACCCCTGAACCTCACCAAGGGCACAGGCTTCGATCTGGCCATCCAGCCTCCTCTTGTGGGCGCGCTGGTCTGGGCAATCGGCCTCTCGCTCGGCGGCCCCACGGGTTACGCCATCAACCCCGCCCGCGACCTCGGCCCGCGCCTCGCACATGCCGTCCTCCCCATCTCCGGCAAGGGCCATTCCGACTGGAGCTATGCCTGGATCCCGGTCGCCGGCCCGATCATCGGCGGCATCCTCGGGGCCGTCGCGGCCAAGCTGGTGACGGCCGTACCCGCCGCCAGCTGA
- a CDS encoding IS701 family transposase, with protein MERRFLERKREILAQCEVPAGYLADALQRLQEFVAPFARLLNTTEQHQQLADYVAGLCSSVERKTSETIAYFHQQGRQPLQRFIGWHKWDHRPLLEELARQVGRELAAADAVLVLDPSAFSKKGERSVGVQRQWNGRVGKVDNCQVGVYLGYVSRQEQALVDVRLYLPRSWTGNRSRRRECHIPEEVVFLTKLEQALEMIIAHRQQLPHAWVAGDDEFGRSTGFRRELRALNERYLLAVPSDTLVRDLDQVPPAWRGFGKHPKADFQRVDAWCAHRPLESWTPVDVRDGDKGPLLVHVCQARVLAITERGHDEREELLVVTRRIDERGGVIDDYWLSNAPFDTPAAELARVAKARTWIEECFQRAKGEAGLADYETRSWQGWHHHQTLSLLASWYLLQEQRRWGKKDAGTDAAAGANRRCLSVVGVDRGTDDRAFRERDRVPTETQRARPVLPLETPQPPPTLTHSSTQVT; from the coding sequence ATGGAACGGCGATTCCTCGAACGGAAGCGTGAGATCCTGGCCCAGTGCGAAGTCCCGGCAGGCTACCTGGCCGATGCGCTTCAGCGGCTGCAGGAGTTTGTGGCCCCCTTCGCCAGGTTATTGAACACCACAGAGCAACATCAGCAACTGGCGGACTACGTCGCCGGTCTCTGTTCTTCAGTCGAACGCAAGACCAGCGAGACCATCGCGTACTTCCACCAGCAGGGACGCCAGCCGCTGCAACGATTCATCGGCTGGCACAAGTGGGACCATCGCCCGCTGCTGGAGGAACTGGCTCGCCAGGTCGGCCGGGAACTCGCCGCAGCAGACGCCGTGCTCGTTCTTGATCCGTCGGCCTTCTCGAAGAAGGGGGAACGCTCGGTCGGCGTCCAACGCCAGTGGAACGGGCGCGTCGGCAAAGTCGACAACTGCCAGGTCGGCGTCTACCTCGGCTATGTCTCTCGTCAGGAGCAGGCCCTGGTCGACGTGCGGCTGTATCTGCCCAGGAGCTGGACGGGCAACCGATCCCGTCGCCGGGAGTGTCATATCCCCGAAGAAGTGGTCTTCCTGACCAAGCTGGAACAGGCCCTGGAAATGATCATTGCTCATCGCCAGCAGCTGCCGCACGCCTGGGTCGCGGGTGACGACGAATTCGGTCGATCGACCGGATTTCGCAGGGAATTACGGGCTCTGAACGAGCGGTATCTCCTCGCCGTTCCGTCCGACACGCTGGTGCGGGATCTGGATCAAGTCCCTCCGGCATGGCGGGGATTTGGAAAACATCCCAAGGCGGACTTCCAGCGGGTCGACGCCTGGTGTGCGCATCGTCCGCTCGAGTCTTGGACGCCTGTCGACGTGCGTGACGGAGACAAAGGGCCGCTGCTGGTCCACGTCTGTCAGGCGCGGGTGCTGGCGATCACTGAGCGGGGGCATGACGAACGTGAAGAGCTGCTGGTCGTCACCCGGCGAATCGATGAACGGGGCGGAGTGATCGACGACTACTGGTTGTCGAATGCTCCCTTCGACACACCGGCCGCCGAGTTGGCCCGGGTGGCAAAGGCTCGCACCTGGATTGAAGAGTGCTTCCAACGCGCGAAAGGAGAAGCCGGCCTGGCCGACTACGAGACTCGCAGCTGGCAGGGCTGGCATCACCACCAGACCCTGTCACTGCTTGCGAGCTGGTACTTGCTTCAGGAACAGAGGCGGTGGGGGAAAAAAGACGCCGGCACTGACGCTGCCGCAGGTGCGAATCGTCGTTGCCTCTCTGTTGTGGGAGTCGACAGGGGAACGGACGATCGAGCGTTTCGCGAGAGAGACCGAGTGCCGACTGAAACGCAACGAGCTCGCCCGGTTCTACCACTGGAAACGCCGCAACCGCCTCCCACCCTTACGCATTCATCAACGCAGGTAACGTGA
- a CDS encoding arylsulfatase produces the protein MPRSLLAVICLLLFAPLASAQSDQKQPARPNVVFILADDLGYSDIGCYGGEIDTPNLDGLAANGIRFTQFYNTARCWPTRGALLSGYYAQQIHRDALPEVPGGGNGVRQEWARLLPELLAPAGYRSYHSGKWHVDGPVLKSGFVRSLDMRNQGNFFSSAGNSIDDVPVPKSDDAGYYATIATADHAIDCLKEHSSKHAGTPFFHYLAFIAPHFPLHALPEDIAKYRDRYLAGWEAMREARYAKQRSLELVHTPLSKLEQDVGPPYHFPEALEKLGPGEVNRPLPWDSLTDEQRRFQATKMAIHAAMVDRMDHEIGRVIAQLKAMGAFENTLIFFASDNGASAEIMVRNGGHDPTASPGSAATYLCLGPGFSSACNTPHRRHKTWVHEGGISTPLIAHWPAGIQSKGELRATPGHVVDIVPTVLELAGVAPTREWKGEALPPAPGKSLVPAFAADVTVKRDSLWWLHEGNRAVRVGDWKLVAAKGDAWALYDLKTDRAEQNDLSKAMPDKVRELEQVWQKQTDEFTELAKQTLDQQPKAGARPRAAARRNRN, from the coding sequence ATGCCTCGTTCCCTTCTGGCCGTGATCTGCCTGTTGCTCTTCGCCCCGCTGGCCTCGGCGCAGAGCGATCAGAAGCAGCCCGCACGCCCGAACGTCGTGTTCATCCTCGCGGACGATCTCGGGTACTCCGACATCGGCTGCTATGGCGGAGAGATCGACACTCCAAATCTCGACGGACTTGCGGCGAACGGGATCCGGTTTACGCAGTTCTACAACACGGCCCGTTGCTGGCCGACGCGCGGGGCGCTGCTGAGCGGTTACTACGCGCAACAGATTCATCGCGACGCACTTCCGGAAGTGCCCGGCGGAGGGAACGGTGTGCGGCAGGAATGGGCCCGGTTACTGCCGGAGCTGCTCGCGCCGGCCGGTTACCGCAGCTATCACAGCGGGAAATGGCATGTCGACGGCCCGGTGCTGAAGAGCGGATTCGTGCGGTCGCTCGACATGCGCAACCAGGGAAACTTCTTCTCATCGGCCGGCAATTCGATTGATGACGTGCCGGTTCCGAAATCGGACGATGCCGGTTACTACGCCACCATCGCGACGGCCGATCACGCGATTGACTGCCTCAAGGAACATTCGTCGAAGCACGCGGGGACGCCGTTCTTCCACTACCTGGCGTTCATCGCTCCCCACTTTCCGCTGCACGCCCTGCCGGAGGACATCGCAAAGTATCGCGACCGCTACCTTGCGGGCTGGGAGGCGATGCGTGAAGCGAGATACGCGAAACAGCGATCGCTGGAACTGGTCCACACGCCCCTCTCGAAGCTCGAACAAGACGTCGGCCCCCCGTACCACTTCCCCGAGGCGCTGGAAAAACTCGGCCCCGGCGAGGTGAACCGCCCCTTGCCATGGGACAGCCTGACCGACGAGCAGCGGCGGTTCCAGGCAACAAAGATGGCGATCCACGCCGCGATGGTCGACCGCATGGATCATGAGATCGGACGCGTGATCGCGCAGCTCAAGGCGATGGGCGCGTTCGAGAATACGTTGATCTTTTTCGCGTCCGACAATGGGGCAAGCGCTGAGATCATGGTGCGGAACGGCGGGCATGATCCGACGGCTTCGCCCGGCAGCGCCGCGACGTATCTGTGCCTGGGGCCGGGCTTCTCCAGCGCCTGCAACACACCGCATCGGCGGCACAAGACATGGGTTCACGAGGGAGGAATCAGCACGCCGCTGATCGCTCACTGGCCGGCCGGCATCCAATCTAAAGGGGAGCTGCGCGCAACTCCCGGGCATGTGGTGGACATCGTTCCGACCGTTCTGGAACTCGCCGGCGTCGCGCCGACCAGGGAATGGAAGGGAGAAGCTCTCCCACCGGCCCCGGGGAAGAGTCTTGTTCCGGCATTTGCCGCAGATGTGACGGTGAAACGGGACAGCCTGTGGTGGCTGCATGAAGGGAACCGGGCGGTTCGGGTCGGTGACTGGAAACTTGTCGCCGCGAAGGGCGATGCGTGGGCGCTCTACGATCTCAAGACCGACCGGGCCGAGCAGAACGATCTTTCAAAGGCGATGCCCGACAAGGTGCGTGAACTCGAACAGGTCTGGCAGAAGCAGACCGACGAGTTCACGGAGCTTGCGAAGCAGACGCTCGACCAGCAACCGAAAGCCGGCGCGCGGCCACGGGCCGCGGCGCGGCGGAACAGGAATTGA
- a CDS encoding sulfatase — protein MVVLTAWVNVAAAAGKPNVVFIAIDDQNDWVGALGGHPLAKTPHLDRLAARGTVFLNAHCQAPLCNPSRTSLLLSLRPTTTGIYGLAPWFRTLPEWKDRVALPQHFKAHGYRTLTAGKIYHGGAGGPKQREQEFDVWGTPGGVGVKPEKKLIPPAPMGNHPLMDWGVFPHQDEDKGDYHVASFAVEQIQAARKDEPFFLAAGFFLPHVPCYVTQKWYDLFPDDDSVLPVIREDDRDDTPRFSWYLHWNLPEPRLKWVREANQWRNLVRSYLASTSFVDAQIGRIMKALDEKGLTENTIVVVWGDHGWHLGEKGITGKNTLWDDGTRVPLIFAGPGIATGERCEQPAELLDIYPTLSDLCGLTPRNDLEGISLLPQLKDAEAPRERPAITSHNQGNHGIRSTRWRYIRYADGTEELYDHQSDPNEWTNLAGRAEYASVVAEHRQWLPKIDLPPAPRSASRVLTYDRSTDEAIWEGKTVRRSDPIPQ, from the coding sequence ATGGTCGTGCTTACGGCCTGGGTCAACGTGGCGGCGGCGGCCGGGAAACCGAACGTCGTGTTCATCGCGATTGATGACCAGAATGACTGGGTCGGCGCCCTGGGCGGGCATCCGCTGGCGAAGACGCCCCACCTCGACAGGCTGGCGGCGCGAGGGACGGTCTTCCTCAACGCCCATTGCCAGGCGCCGCTGTGCAACCCGTCGCGGACGAGCCTGCTCCTCAGCCTGCGGCCGACGACCACGGGCATCTACGGCCTGGCGCCGTGGTTCCGCACGCTGCCCGAGTGGAAAGATCGGGTTGCGCTGCCGCAGCACTTCAAGGCCCACGGCTACCGGACGTTGACGGCCGGGAAGATCTATCACGGAGGGGCGGGCGGTCCGAAGCAGCGCGAGCAGGAGTTCGACGTCTGGGGAACTCCCGGCGGCGTGGGAGTGAAGCCGGAGAAGAAGTTGATCCCGCCGGCACCGATGGGAAATCACCCGCTGATGGACTGGGGCGTCTTCCCGCACCAGGACGAAGACAAAGGGGACTATCACGTCGCGAGTTTCGCTGTCGAGCAGATCCAGGCGGCCAGGAAGGATGAGCCCTTCTTTCTCGCGGCAGGGTTTTTCCTCCCGCATGTCCCCTGCTACGTCACCCAGAAGTGGTACGACCTGTTTCCGGATGACGACAGCGTGCTGCCGGTCATCAGGGAGGACGACCGGGACGACACGCCTCGATTCTCCTGGTACCTGCACTGGAACCTGCCCGAGCCCCGGTTGAAGTGGGTTCGAGAGGCGAACCAGTGGCGCAACCTGGTTCGCAGTTACCTGGCCAGCACGAGTTTCGTGGACGCCCAGATCGGACGGATCATGAAGGCGCTCGACGAAAAGGGCCTGACCGAAAACACCATCGTCGTCGTCTGGGGCGACCACGGCTGGCATCTCGGAGAGAAAGGGATCACGGGCAAGAACACGTTGTGGGATGACGGGACACGTGTGCCGTTGATTTTCGCGGGTCCGGGCATCGCGACCGGCGAACGCTGCGAGCAGCCGGCCGAACTGCTCGACATCTATCCGACCCTCAGCGATCTCTGCGGGCTCACTCCTCGAAATGATCTCGAGGGGATCAGCCTGCTGCCGCAACTGAAGGATGCTGAAGCTCCGCGGGAGCGGCCGGCCATCACCAGCCATAACCAGGGAAATCACGGCATTCGCAGCACCCGCTGGAGGTACATCCGGTACGCGGACGGCACGGAGGAACTGTACGATCATCAATCCGATCCGAACGAGTGGACCAACCTGGCCGGGCGCGCGGAGTATGCATCGGTCGTCGCCGAGCATCGCCAGTGGCTGCCGAAGATCGATCTTCCGCCGGCGCCGCGAAGCGCCAGCCGCGTGTTGACGTATGACAGGTCGACGGATGAAGCCATCTGGGAGGGGAAGACGGTGCGGCGGAGCGATCCGATCCCACAGTGA